In Oreochromis aureus strain Israel breed Guangdong linkage group 22, ZZ_aureus, whole genome shotgun sequence, the genomic window ACCTAGAAAAACCTCAAAAATACTGTATTATTTATAGcatattatattttttgttaTCTTTGCATAATTATTTGTTGACttgataatattaatattacatTATTAGTATTAATATTGTTAATATTCACAGTTAGTCACTGAAATTTGATTTTCCTATATGAGTTCTGTTGGCATCATCAACAATCTTCAGCCAGTGAATTACCCTTGATCTTATAtgactttatattttattgtcatAATCTTGGAAAAGCATGAACACAAACTAGAACAAAATATGTAAAACTACAGTCCAATCGAATCAcagaggcaaaaaaacaaaaaggttttgtttgtatttgtttttttattttacagtcaCCAGAAGAGCAGATACATCATTTTAGAAAAGAAATTgatatttgcaaaaaaaattataatacaATTTTGTCAATATAGATTATGTACATAATGAAATGTCGTCAAACTGAAATAGCTTTCTACTTCTTTGTTATCAAGGAAACAGAGAAGTGAGGGGTCTGGTCCTCCGTAGACCCAGCTCCCTAACCAATAAAtataaactgtatatattatctggTGCACTCAGCCAGGCATAGACAATACCAGGGCAAGTTATTTCTCAATAATATTCCCTTAATCAGTTCTTGTACATCACTGTGATACACGCTCGCACACCCACGAGAAGCTTGACACAATTGCACACAGGCCAGAGAACAAATTACAGTTGAATTACAACAATGGGCTATCTTAACTCATGAAAAGGAatgaaaaaatcaaaagaattgtGCATGGAAATACCCGTCATTGTCCTTGATCACGAGGGAGAAGTGGCTTTCTGGTCAAAGCTCGCTGGAGCTAGCTGAGCAGCACTTGACATTTGGCCTGATTGAAACAGCCAATTCCAAGCTGGCAAATCTCTTACAGTCTTAGAGATCCTACCTTCTCATTCAGCTCTTTTCCTCCCTCTTAGCATCTCTTGATATCCGTCTGCCTTCCTTCCCTCTCTTGTCCCTATTCTCTCTATCTTCAAGGGGACAGTTGCCAGAACGAGGGCTGGCAATTGCCACCCTTTGCCTGTTTTCCCCACtgtgaacaaagaaaataaaatgcacaCAAAAGCTCCTATCCACGTTGTACCGAAACAGGACAGACAACTGCACGATCACAGAACAAGCACAAGAAAAGACAACAGCAAAGTAAAGCTATGGCCAGGATGGGGCGGGGAGTCTTGTAAAGGGGATTCTTGAAGGACATTACGAGCATACCGCTTCCCAGCCGCTCTACCTCGTCGCTGGGTACCACCTCTCAAAATACGCCCTGCTTGTGCTTTGTGGGAGGTGGAGAGAATTATGACTTTGTGCCAATGAGCGAATACACACACTTGCATAAATCATCCATCTTGTTTGGCGGTTAATTACTCTTGTTTACCCTCCGAGTAACCTCGGGTTGGGGCGGCGCGATAGGAGGGAGCCTGGGAAGAAGAGATAGCACCAAATAGTAATCTGCTGACGGTGTTCATCAGTGAGCAATTCACAGGAGTAAAAGCACATAGTGGGCTTGAACCTGGGTGTTAGTGAATTACACAAGGTTACCTGGGGTCTGAGGACAGCAGCTCCATCAACATGCCGGCCTGACCACACTTGCTCGCTAAGCTATTCTCGGGTCAGTCGGTGAAGGTGCCACGCCGAGGCGATGAGGCAcaggccaatcagagagccCCTCAGGATGCACAGCAGGCCGTGATCGTTGCTTATTTCATTATGGGGAAAGCTACATAAATCCACTAAATGGAGAGgaagagacacagagggaatATTTGCATTTCTTCTCTCCTATCATCTCCCCTCAAtgccaccccacccccaccctcaaAAATCACCCATTTCAATCCCTCCCCCATTTAGTGCAGAGTGAGTTTAATCATCACTTTTGCCAAAACACATTAAGCCAATGTGTCCAGAGTTGAAGAGAGAGGGGGAGGTTGAAAAACTACAGAGTGGCGCATTAGATTTGCAATAGTGATGCATCACTCTGGCATTACTTTGGAGATTAAAGAAGGGACGTTGCATTTCAGTGCTGAGCGTTGCCTAATGGACGCCTGTCCTCCTGTGCCGAGCCTGAAACGAAACACAGTTGTCCACCTGGAGAAGACGAGTCACAATCACCCTGGACTTCCCTTTTCTATACCTGCAAATTCCCTCTTCTTCtaaaaaccttttttctttaaacttcaAAGCCTTCCCTTGACTTTTAACCCCCAGTTTGAGAGCACCTCCACACTGAAGACATTTATGCAGCTGTTTGATCATGTTCTCAAGTCAAGAACAACGCCTCCTTTAATACTGTAAAGTGGATTGCATTAATTAAAGTTAAGCCAACACACAACATGACTTTGCCTGGTCTCTGTGTTACTGCAGTTGTATGTAGAGATGGATATAAAGTGCTTGGAAGCTTAGGGACAGGCAGAATGAGCTTGGGAAtagagaataaaaatatattttaaaaaatgaaagggTTGCTTTAGCACTGTGCTAACTGGGGGCAGGTTCAATATGGAGACGGAAGGCTTTTAAGTAAGAGAAAGAGCACAACATCGGAGTGTGAGGAGTcctcagaaaacaaaatgatgaTACAGAAtcacagtcagtcagtcagtccaaGGCTACAGCCAAACAGCAGCCCAGCCCAGGGAATGAGCTTTCTGGTCACGAGTCTGTATGTACCCCTGGGCGTAAGTTCACCCTGGCACCCAGCTCTGGTTGCTGTGTGAAGGTGGGGGGCATGCAAAAGCCCCTAGACTCATGCCCATCCCCATCCCCACTCCCTGGGATAGAGAACCGTCAAAGTTGAAGTCCATGTTTTCTGTATCCATAAAATCATTGAGCAGGATAGAGTCCACATCACAGTCTAGACTATTAGGGACATTCTCCATCTCCAAGTCAGCAGCCATTCTACTCTGGGAGTTTTGAGGTTGGTAACCAGCATTCCCTGACTGGTGACTGTTGGGGTAGAACCCGTGCCAGGAGTCAGTCATACCCTGATGGTGAGCTCCAGGGTAAGGCTGGTGACGAGGGTGAGGTGCGCATGCCAGGCGGCAGGGGTCCTGGGGAACATCCATGACGCCGGCAGGGTTCGGGGGCAGGGAAGTGGATGTTGGGAGGTGGGGACGGGGTCCATAGTGGTTAGAGGTCTTGAGACTGTAGGGCTGCAGGATGTCAGTGCTCACTCTTGGGGAAAGAGCCTGATGGTGAGGCCCGCTATGCATAGGGTTATGAGGGTTGTGGGGATTGTGGTTGTGCATGTGACTCTGCGTGGAGTGAGGGTTGTGATCATGGCTAGGATTTACTTTACCGTGATTGTGATCATGACTCGAACCGTAGTCGTGAGCCGGGTGTGGCTTGTGACTGTGTGCGTAGTCGAGGCAGGCTTGGTGTTTGTGACCCTGATTGTGGTTCTGATGGTGAGTTGTGTTCTGGTCATGGTCATTGTGTAGACTTGCATTGCGAGCATGCTCTTGGCTGTGGTTCTGATTGTGGCTGCGATTCTGATTGTGGTTGTGCTGGCTGTGAATGCCATTGGTTCCCTGTGTCATTAATGTGTGTGGTTCCCGTCCTTGGCTCAGGACTGTGTCTTTGTTGCAATATCGAGGACCTCCAGTGAGTAAACTCTGCAGGGCATTGTTCTCTGAATAGCCCCTCACTGGGCGCTGGAAGCTGACTGGCTTGTTCTCCTGGATGGTCTCCATGGGAGTGTGGTGGCGTAGCATGCCCATAGAAGGCTGTCCATACATTGGCGCACAATAGGAGCCCTCTGCCTTGGGTCCAGGCACATAGGGATAACCATTGCATTTAATTTGTGGTGGCTGGGGGTAGCCACTCTCATCTAGACTGATAGCCCCAGTCAGGTCAGTCAGCTGAGGCAACTCCACCGTGGGACAGTGGCCTCCAGTGCCCAAGGCTGGGGAACGCGTGCTAGTGGGGCTTGGGTATATTCTTGGGGAAGCTGAACTGGAAAGTCCACCCTCCTCTGGTTCATCAGCCTCAGCCTCAGCTAGGATTGGAGATAGGCAGCCGCTCAATGTGGAGCCAGAAGATGACGTGCGGGAATGGAGGTCTGTCCAAGTATCATACTCCTCTCCACCTATGCCCACACCTCCTTTCGCCGCTGGACTGCCGTGCTCTGGGGAGCCTTGCATCGCTGGTCCAGCTCCCTGACCTTGTCCTCGTTGGAGCCCCATGGCCCCTGCTCTCTTCCGGCTGATGCGACCCTTCGTCTTCAGGTAGCGAGTGCCATTGTCTATAGATGCACGTCGCCTTGGTCCCTTTCCCATCTTCCCGCCTTCTGGGTTGAGCATCCACCAGGAACTCTTCCCCGTCCCTTCATTTTGCACCCGGATGAAGCGACTGTGCAGCGACAGATTGTGCCTGATAGAATTCtgcaacaagaaagaaaaataggagaaaggaagagacagagagagaagaaaattgATAAATGTTAACACCCGAGGGAACATTTAGGGTTAAATAATCATTTCTTGAGAAAACAAAGTCATTTCGAATTATGGCTAAACTATGGAGGCAGCACTGCAAGTGCAAGAAAAGATGGATAAAGAAAAAGCAGATGGAGGGGTGAGCAAAGAGGGCAGGGAAAGTGAAGGGCCAATCAATATCTCCCTTGACCTGCCTCTCCTCTCCACACGCGCTCAGTGAGTCATAATATGGACATGGGTGCAGCCTCTACATCAAACCATCACCAAGGTTACAGAAATGAATCACACAAGGCAACCCAATCACAGACAGCCCATATCGATTGCAGGGCCTCCAAATATGAAAGCCTGAGATCCAGCCAGAGAagaagaggggggaggagggggattTGGCACGAGAAGCTGTGGAAGAGCaccagaataaaaaaagaagca contains:
- the foxo6b gene encoding forkhead box protein O6b, translated to MLMMMENSGVDAHQVDIDSEFEPHARPPSCTWPLPCPEDFPGGEEASRGLALAAVKVEQYNVPACRGERKGGAPAEIKHPAGAPAPVVAAPACMSGAALDVAGQLRKAKSSRRNAWGNLSYADLITRAIESAPEKRLTLSQIYDWMVRFVPYFKDKGDSNSSAGWKNSIRHNLSLHSRFIRVQNEGTGKSSWWMLNPEGGKMGKGPRRRASIDNGTRYLKTKGRISRKRAGAMGLQRGQGQGAGPAMQGSPEHGSPAAKGGVGIGGEEYDTWTDLHSRTSSSGSTLSGCLSPILAEAEADEPEEGGLSSSASPRIYPSPTSTRSPALGTGGHCPTVELPQLTDLTGAISLDESGYPQPPQIKCNGYPYVPGPKAEGSYCAPMYGQPSMGMLRHHTPMETIQENKPVSFQRPVRGYSENNALQSLLTGGPRYCNKDTVLSQGREPHTLMTQGTNGIHSQHNHNQNRSHNQNHSQEHARNASLHNDHDQNTTHHQNHNQGHKHQACLDYAHSHKPHPAHDYGSSHDHNHGKVNPSHDHNPHSTQSHMHNHNPHNPHNPMHSGPHHQALSPRVSTDILQPYSLKTSNHYGPRPHLPTSTSLPPNPAGVMDVPQDPCRLACAPHPRHQPYPGAHHQGMTDSWHGFYPNSHQSGNAGYQPQNSQSRMAADLEMENVPNSLDCDVDSILLNDFMDTENMDFNFDGSLSQGVGMGMGMSLGAFACPPPSHSNQSWVPG